In a single window of the Tigriopus californicus strain San Diego chromosome 2, Tcal_SD_v2.1, whole genome shotgun sequence genome:
- the LOC131893486 gene encoding large ribosomal subunit protein eL37A-like, whose translation MTKGTSSFGKRRNKTHTLCIRCGKVAFHIQKKRCAPCGYPGAKIRKYNWSVKARRRMTTGTGRMRHLSVVRRRFRNGFREGTTAQSQKKE comes from the exons ATG ACTAAGGGAACCAGTTCGTTTGGTAAACGCCGCAACAAAACGCACACGCTGTGCATTCGTTGCGGCAAAGTAGCCTTCCACATCCAGAAGAAGCGTTGCGCGCCTTGCGGTTATCCCGGCGCCAAGATCCGCAAGTACAACTGGTCGGTCAAGGCCCGCCGAAGGATGACCACCGGAACCGGCCGTATGCGACATCTCTCCGTGGTCCGACGACGATTCCGCAATGGATTCCGTGAGGGCACCACGGCTCAATCCCAGAAGAAGGAATAG
- the LOC131893477 gene encoding glutamate receptor-like, translated as MGFRLINRRPFDLEFGSNLENGTWSGILGELNTNQADLSSVAYANHDGRKGVVDFSASLGPVQSVLLMSASQGPEWTVWPYVRPFSVLVWGAYLASIVGLVLALYLTGSESPVGTVLVFVIQRGDFGQTRSVSERGALMCLGILTFVMFAHYSAILTTNLTILDDPNPLDTFEEVYQKGKQLIFEKGEVVELILKDAPPGSVENQLYVETVKDNPQALVKSVPEAIAAVLEDSNKVYYSAIGPPIPGTQSHLILSNQMYAMTLPFPPTSEFRLLFNFYIERIKESGLKQQLRRRHTPILSLDHAQNEAGQGLDLSWTFGPFLSVGLGVGLSALILMFESALSQCQS; from the exons ATGGGATTCCGGCTGATCAACCGCAGGCCATTTGATCTCGAGTTTGGCTCGAATCTCGAAAATGGTACGTGGAGTGGCATCTTGGGCGAGTTGAACACCAACCAGGCGGATTTGAGCTCAGTGGCATACGCCAACCACGATGGCAGAAAAGGCGTGGTAGATTTCTCGGCTTCTCTGGGCCCGGTCCAATCGGTTCTGTTAATGAGTGCATCCCAGGGTCCCGAATGGACTGTTTGGCCCTATGTTCGACCCTTCTCCGTTTTGGTATGGGGCGCCTACTTGGCGTCCATAGTTGGGCTGGTCTTGGCTCTCTATCTGACTGGAAGTGAGTCCCCCGTGGGCACGGTCTTGGTTTTCGTTATCCAACGCGGAGATTTCGGCCAAACCCGCTCCGTGTCCGAACGTGGCGCACTCATGTGCTTGGGGATTTTGACCTTCGTCATGTTTGCCCACTATTCCGCCATTCTCACCACCAACCTCACCATCTTGGATGATCCCAACCCGTTGGATACCTTCGAGGAAGTAtaccaaaaaggcaagcaattgattttcgaaaaaggcGAGGTGGTCGAGCTTATTTTGAAAGATGCACCCCCTGGATCTGTGGAGAACCAGCTGTACGTGGAGACGGTCAAAGACAACCCACAAGCTCTGGTGAAATCCGTGCCTGAGGCAATTGCGGCTGTTCTCGAGGACTCCAACAAGGTGTATTACAGTGCCATTGG CCCGCCTATTCCTGGAACCCAATCGCACCTTATTCTATCGAACCAAATGTACGCCATGACCCTACCCTTCCCGCCCACTTCAGAGTTCCGTCTCCTCTTCAACTTCTACATTGAGCGCATCAAAGAGTCCGGCCTCAAGCAGCAGCTCCGACGTCGTCACACGCCCATCCTGTCCTTGGACCACGCCCAGAATGAGGCCGGTCAGGGCTTGGATTTGAGCTGGACCTTTGGCCCGTTTCTCAGCGTGGGTCTGGGGGTGGGTTTGAGCGCCCTGATTTTGATGTTCGAATCCGCACTAAGTCAATGTCAAAGTTGA